A single window of uncultured Methanospirillum sp. DNA harbors:
- the rimI gene encoding ribosomal protein S18-alanine N-acetyltransferase, whose product METRNLQIRRMKEADIPAVESIEQRSFTDSWSRDTLEEALEIFPDTNFIAEAPDGVAGYIICGVEDTGEDMYGHICSLAVSPLHRGSGIGSALVQRAEYQVMLKGATAMQLEVRISNQKAQIFYKKLGYEPVFQYAEYYANTEDAIVMMRWFKY is encoded by the coding sequence ATGGAGACCAGGAATCTGCAGATCCGCAGGATGAAAGAGGCTGATATTCCTGCAGTTGAGTCTATCGAACAGAGATCATTTACAGATTCATGGAGCAGGGATACTCTGGAGGAGGCTCTGGAAATATTTCCGGATACTAATTTTATCGCTGAAGCACCGGACGGAGTTGCCGGGTATATCATCTGTGGGGTTGAGGATACCGGTGAAGACATGTACGGCCATATCTGCAGCCTTGCGGTATCGCCACTTCATCGCGGGTCAGGAATAGGCTCAGCCCTGGTACAGCGGGCAGAGTACCAGGTCATGCTCAAGGGCGCCACTGCAATGCAACTTGAGGTCAGGATATCAAACCAGAAAGCACAGATTTTTTACAAAAAACTCGGGTATGAACCGGTGTTTCAGTATGCAGAGTATTATGCAAACACCGAGGATGCCATAGTGATGATGAGGTGGTTCAAGTATTAA
- a CDS encoding CAP domain-containing protein translates to MILRIGLFLISLSILLTISLPVAAATNESSTFDLAITDLHSAPSGAPGSPLYTRFTVMNKGTRISMTDTVTLYLSTDKNITTADYPIGETEVSFIRPGKSVETGLIGKVPDTIPAGKYYAGALLTIKFTLINDVNESDNSIAGNQVTINNTYTRPQDWYNERISDLVLNYTNEERAKRNLSELTRDSALDVVAQDQSQDMADRQFFDHVNPSGENPIDRATRHGYNQTRYLPSGQKFYGISENIVKIPIGDVYQFGKINPDDPDQVAKVAIESFMNSISHKTTLLLPEFRVIGLGTSFDGTSYYITQNFF, encoded by the coding sequence ATGATACTCAGAATCGGACTGTTTCTTATCTCCCTGAGCATTCTTCTCACCATTTCATTACCGGTGGCAGCCGCCACGAATGAATCATCCACCTTTGATCTTGCCATCACTGATCTTCACTCGGCTCCATCCGGCGCACCGGGAAGCCCGCTGTATACCCGGTTCACGGTGATGAACAAGGGCACCAGGATCTCAATGACTGATACGGTGACGCTGTACCTTTCGACAGACAAGAACATCACAACCGCTGACTACCCAATCGGCGAGACTGAAGTCTCATTCATACGACCGGGAAAGTCTGTTGAGACCGGACTTATCGGAAAAGTACCTGACACTATCCCTGCAGGAAAATATTACGCAGGTGCCCTGCTCACAATCAAGTTTACCCTCATCAACGATGTAAATGAGAGCGACAACAGCATCGCAGGCAACCAGGTCACTATCAACAACACCTATACCCGCCCGCAAGACTGGTACAACGAACGGATATCTGACCTCGTACTGAACTATACAAACGAAGAGCGGGCGAAACGAAATCTTTCAGAGTTAACGCGGGATTCTGCACTTGATGTGGTTGCACAGGATCAGAGTCAGGACATGGCAGATCGCCAGTTCTTTGACCATGTCAACCCATCGGGCGAGAATCCGATCGACCGGGCAACCCGCCACGGATATAACCAGACACGGTATCTCCCGAGCGGGCAGAAGTTCTATGGGATAAGCGAGAACATTGTGAAGATTCCGATCGGTGATGTCTACCAGTTCGGGAAGATCAATCCTGATGATCCGGATCAGGTTGCAAAGGTCGCAATAGAATCATTCATGAACAGTATATCCCATAAGACAACGTTGCTGCTTCCAGAATTCAGAGTGATCGGACTTGGGACTTCCTTTGACGGGACAAGTTACTACATCACCCAGAACTTCTTTTAA
- a CDS encoding methyl-accepting chemotaxis protein — MAIDQLRVLLIEDNEDHAFLVMHELKKGGYTTDLLRLDTLQSVREAFDTKEWDVVLCDYSLPGFTGLDVLQEFNKRGLDIPFIIISGEIGEDTAVSLMKSGAHDYIFKGNLKPLIPVIQREIRESENRKKSRENDQLREAEARKYRAMIDAAYDGITLFDKDILVECNATTSEIFLIPGEKILGKSLRDLSPPTQPDGTESVSFFSRHYDDAARGIPQSFECVLNRGDGTSFDAEVTLKVLDLPEGQRTQATFKDITERKRVEHEMKEQMETIRELQQQEMTMINQNPLPLLLMDLNLRILKVNESFLQMSGYSESKLLSMRAHDFKVLEKTGMGLKEALKTKKAVTGHLVVEFPAGVHHIEQDIIPLLDKHEQVVSVMSTYKDRTDEIGKEKEIQRMIQESKDHASALDISAKDLAGAFEKVSAGDLTADIVIRESDPLGVVKSDAVKTVEALRNALLEVNRVSGDVSDTMQEISKGSESIAKATLQVVQTVQQSAETGKDLIAHIEDITDQISTLSASNEEITSTSQEILRHAQDVTVRGSEAQTLGNEANDRMDVVKRIAQESVEDIDELNNQIREINKIVKMINDIAGQINLLALNAAIEAARAGDAGRGFAVVAGEVKNLAADARKATDHISDVINAIQRSSEKTSTAIRSSHSEIAHGVESVTKTIEALNQMVNGASEVTRDMREIVKAIEDQANISTSVVNTAQEGIRLTGDNLKQVEELSTLAEQVSASVEEINSAIMEVGDLTSELKNEIHKFKV; from the coding sequence ATGGCAATAGATCAATTGCGTGTCCTCTTGATAGAGGACAATGAGGATCATGCATTTCTGGTGATGCATGAACTAAAAAAAGGTGGATACACGACAGATCTCCTGAGACTGGATACACTGCAGTCTGTCCGTGAAGCATTTGACACCAAGGAGTGGGATGTTGTCCTCTGTGATTATTCACTCCCCGGGTTTACCGGTCTTGATGTTCTTCAGGAGTTCAACAAACGTGGTCTTGACATTCCTTTCATCATTATTTCCGGAGAGATCGGTGAGGATACTGCGGTCTCACTCATGAAGAGCGGTGCCCACGATTACATCTTTAAAGGTAACTTAAAGCCCCTGATCCCGGTCATTCAGCGTGAGATCCGTGAGTCCGAAAACCGGAAGAAGAGCAGGGAGAATGATCAACTCCGGGAGGCAGAGGCAAGAAAATACCGCGCAATGATAGATGCGGCGTATGATGGCATAACCCTCTTTGACAAAGACATTCTCGTGGAGTGCAACGCCACAACATCAGAGATATTTCTGATTCCTGGTGAAAAGATCCTCGGGAAGAGTCTGCGTGATCTCTCTCCTCCTACACAACCGGATGGCACTGAATCGGTTTCCTTCTTCAGCAGGCACTATGACGATGCAGCCCGGGGGATTCCTCAAAGCTTTGAGTGTGTCCTCAACAGGGGCGATGGTACTTCGTTTGATGCAGAAGTCACGCTCAAGGTTCTTGATCTTCCTGAAGGTCAGAGGACGCAGGCGACATTCAAGGATATCACAGAGCGCAAGCGTGTAGAACATGAGATGAAAGAGCAGATGGAGACAATCCGTGAGCTTCAGCAGCAGGAGATGACGATGATCAATCAGAATCCCCTTCCGCTCCTCCTCATGGATCTTAATCTGCGGATTCTCAAAGTGAATGAATCGTTTCTTCAGATGAGTGGTTATTCTGAGAGTAAACTCCTTTCAATGAGGGCTCATGACTTTAAAGTTCTTGAAAAGACAGGCATGGGTCTCAAGGAAGCCCTGAAGACAAAGAAAGCAGTTACCGGTCACCTTGTTGTTGAGTTCCCTGCAGGTGTTCATCATATTGAACAGGATATCATCCCGCTTCTTGACAAGCATGAGCAGGTGGTCAGCGTGATGTCCACGTACAAGGATCGGACCGATGAGATCGGCAAGGAGAAAGAGATCCAGCGGATGATCCAGGAGTCTAAAGACCATGCATCAGCACTGGACATCAGCGCAAAGGATCTTGCTGGTGCGTTTGAGAAAGTCTCAGCAGGAGATCTCACTGCTGACATCGTCATACGTGAGAGCGATCCCCTGGGTGTGGTCAAGAGTGATGCCGTCAAGACCGTAGAGGCCCTCCGGAATGCACTTCTTGAAGTGAACAGGGTATCTGGCGATGTTTCTGACACAATGCAGGAGATCAGCAAAGGATCTGAATCAATTGCAAAGGCAACCCTGCAGGTGGTCCAGACCGTTCAGCAGTCAGCCGAGACCGGGAAGGATCTCATAGCCCACATCGAGGATATCACGGATCAGATCTCCACCCTCTCCGCGTCAAATGAAGAGATCACCAGCACCTCACAGGAGATTCTCAGACATGCCCAGGATGTGACTGTGCGGGGAAGCGAGGCTCAGACCCTTGGAAACGAGGCGAACGACCGGATGGATGTTGTAAAGCGGATCGCCCAGGAGAGCGTTGAGGATATTGATGAACTCAACAACCAGATCCGTGAGATCAACAAGATCGTGAAGATGATCAATGACATCGCCGGTCAGATCAATCTGCTCGCCCTCAATGCTGCAATCGAGGCTGCCCGGGCAGGAGATGCAGGCCGTGGATTTGCTGTGGTTGCCGGTGAGGTCAAGAACCTTGCTGCAGACGCCAGAAAAGCCACAGATCATATCTCTGATGTCATCAACGCCATCCAGCGGAGCAGTGAGAAGACATCAACCGCAATCCGTTCATCTCACTCCGAGATTGCGCATGGGGTGGAGAGTGTGACCAAGACGATTGAGGCCCTCAATCAGATGGTGAATGGTGCTTCTGAAGTCACCCGTGATATGCGGGAGATCGTCAAGGCGATAGAGGATCAGGCAAACATCTCTACCTCGGTTGTGAACACGGCACAGGAAGGAATCAGACTGACCGGTGATAACCTGAAGCAGGTCGAAGAACTCTCAACCCTGGCTGAGCAGGTCAGTGCATCGGTAGAAGAGATCAACAGTGCGATCATGGAGGTCGGCGATCTCACCAGCGAACTGAAGAATGAGATTCATAAGTTCAAAGTGTAA